In Halococcus hamelinensis 100A6, a single genomic region encodes these proteins:
- a CDS encoding shikimate kinase gives MEGHASAPGAGTILNALATGTGGAFAIDRETTAAVELTDDHSITGAIEGAPDADTYLIERCVELVVEEYGDGEGGRVRTESEVPMAAGLKSSSAAANAVVLATLNALGREIPREAALDLGIRAAKDAGITITGCAAGARASMFGGAVLADNTTTELLHTGEVDWDVLIWMPDERAFSADADIERCERVAPLADLVADLAFDGAYERAMTVNGFAFCAALDFPTDPLLDALPHAAGTSLSGSGSSYTAVGEREALEKVQEAWDDYEGDTWLTTTRTDGARMG, from the coding sequence CAGGGGCGGGCACGATCCTGAACGCGCTCGCCACCGGCACGGGCGGCGCGTTCGCCATCGACCGCGAGACGACCGCCGCTGTGGAACTCACTGACGACCACTCGATAACGGGAGCAATCGAGGGCGCACCCGACGCCGACACCTACTTGATCGAGCGGTGCGTCGAACTTGTGGTCGAAGAGTACGGCGACGGCGAGGGTGGACGGGTGAGGACCGAGAGCGAGGTGCCGATGGCGGCGGGACTGAAGAGTTCGAGCGCGGCGGCGAACGCGGTGGTGCTGGCGACGCTCAACGCGCTGGGTCGCGAGATACCGCGCGAAGCGGCCCTCGATCTCGGGATCCGGGCGGCGAAGGACGCGGGCATCACCATCACCGGGTGTGCCGCCGGCGCGCGTGCGAGCATGTTCGGCGGCGCGGTGCTGGCGGACAACACCACGACCGAACTCCTCCACACCGGCGAGGTCGACTGGGACGTCCTGATCTGGATGCCGGACGAGCGGGCGTTCAGCGCCGATGCGGACATTGAGCGGTGCGAGCGCGTCGCTCCGCTGGCCGACCTCGTGGCCGACCTCGCGTTCGACGGAGCCTACGAACGCGCGATGACGGTGAACGGCTTCGCCTTCTGTGCGGCGCTCGACTTCCCGACCGACCCGCTGCTCGATGCGCTCCCCCACGCCGCGGGCACCTCGCTGTCGGGAAGCGGGTCGAGCTACACCGCGGTCGGCGAGCGCGAGGCACTAGAGAAAGTACAAGAGGCGTGGGACGACTACGAGGGAGACACATGGCTGACGACGACACGGACCGACGGCGCACGGATGGGATGA
- a CDS encoding chorismate mutase: MADDDTDRRRTDGMNLDELREEIETIDREIVEHIAQRTYVAETIANVKRDQGLPTTDESQEQRVMDRAGENAQRFDVDDNLVKAMFRLLIELNKVEQRESR, translated from the coding sequence ATGGCTGACGACGACACGGACCGACGGCGCACGGATGGGATGAACCTCGACGAACTCCGCGAGGAGATCGAGACTATCGACCGCGAGATCGTCGAGCACATCGCCCAGCGAACCTACGTCGCCGAGACCATCGCGAACGTCAAGCGCGACCAGGGACTGCCGACCACCGACGAATCCCAGGAACAGCGCGTGATGGACCGTGCCGGCGAGAACGCCCAGCGCTTCGATGTCGACGACAACCTCGTGAAGGCGATGTTCCGGCTGTTGATCGAACTGAACAAGGTCGAGCAGCGCGAATCGCGGTAG
- a CDS encoding YrhK family protein: METETYQQIHLPDSDELEEFFAEYEWIHLTLGVVGNMLFFSGSILFLFEDQLQTVGIWAFIVGSFLMLVGSVGNALVKYVRDRW, translated from the coding sequence ATGGAAACCGAAACGTATCAGCAGATACACCTCCCAGATAGCGACGAGTTAGAGGAGTTCTTCGCGGAATACGAATGGATCCATCTGACTCTGGGAGTCGTCGGAAACATGCTGTTCTTCAGTGGCAGTATCCTGTTCCTCTTCGAAGACCAACTACAGACGGTCGGTATATGGGCGTTCATCGTTGGCTCGTTTCTCATGCTCGTTGGCTCGGTGGGTAACGCGCTGGTCAAATACGTCCGAGACAGATGGTAG
- a CDS encoding N-acyl homoserine lactonase family protein, producing the protein MARPELYALNTADWEYEYSAMMRNQKPGETYPSLTPFYVVDHPEGTVLIDTGTSYEMLQNPEEYGPYGAGYISEFAADEIEMNEDQKAANQVTDLGYDPDEIEYVVMTHLHLDHAGDIREFPDSEFIVQQDELEYAWWPADPIQQNLYVEGDFGVFHSSEYSVTAISGNYDVFGDGTIECIPTPGHSPGHQAVRVELEDAGTVILGADLAFTQEAYETELQPAFAWDTEAAIRSNRKIRNLERTEDAAVYLAHDRDHFEELPEPPESLV; encoded by the coding sequence ATGGCTCGACCAGAACTATATGCGCTGAACACTGCGGATTGGGAGTACGAGTACAGTGCGATGATGCGCAATCAAAAGCCGGGTGAGACGTATCCTTCACTCACCCCGTTCTACGTGGTCGACCATCCCGAAGGCACGGTGCTAATCGATACCGGAACGAGCTATGAGATGCTCCAAAACCCGGAGGAATATGGTCCGTATGGTGCGGGCTATATCAGCGAGTTCGCTGCTGACGAGATCGAGATGAACGAGGACCAAAAAGCGGCCAACCAGGTCACTGACCTCGGCTACGACCCTGATGAAATCGAGTATGTCGTCATGACTCACCTCCACCTCGACCATGCAGGTGATATTCGCGAGTTCCCGGACTCCGAATTCATCGTCCAGCAGGATGAACTCGAATACGCATGGTGGCCTGCCGACCCTATTCAGCAGAATCTCTACGTCGAAGGTGACTTCGGTGTGTTTCACTCCTCGGAATACAGTGTGACCGCGATCAGTGGGAACTATGATGTATTCGGTGACGGGACCATCGAATGCATCCCGACGCCGGGTCACTCTCCGGGTCATCAAGCAGTGAGGGTTGAACTAGAGGATGCGGGTACAGTCATCCTCGGGGCTGACCTCGCGTTCACTCAGGAGGCCTACGAGACGGAATTGCAGCCAGCGTTTGCGTGGGATACCGAGGCCGCAATCCGCTCGAATCGAAAGATCCGAAATCTCGAACGGACGGAAGATGCGGCTGTATACCTCGCTCACGACCGCGACCATTTCGAAGAACTTCCAGAACCACCGGAAAGCCTCGTCTAA
- a CDS encoding YdeI/OmpD-associated family protein, with product MNSNLQFFTSRIAFRTWLESNHDSADEVWLGYYKKDAERTGIEYGESVEEAICFGWIDGLVNGIDDETYKRRFTPRKPNSKWSKINTERAQAMVQAGKMTSAGIELIEAAKESGEWDEAYRVGEDHKVPPALRDALQQNQTAWMNFRNLSNTDQHTYITSVEEAKTTETRENRIERIVELAAEDLPPYDKNGKRRV from the coding sequence ATGAACTCGAACCTACAGTTCTTCACGTCACGGATAGCATTTCGTACTTGGCTCGAATCAAATCACGATAGTGCCGACGAGGTATGGCTTGGCTATTACAAAAAGGACGCAGAACGGACCGGTATTGAGTACGGTGAATCAGTTGAAGAAGCCATCTGCTTCGGCTGGATCGACGGCCTCGTCAACGGGATCGATGACGAAACATACAAGCGGCGGTTCACTCCGCGCAAACCGAACAGCAAGTGGTCCAAAATCAACACAGAGCGCGCTCAAGCGATGGTCCAAGCCGGGAAGATGACCTCCGCTGGCATAGAACTCATTGAAGCGGCCAAGGAGTCCGGTGAATGGGACGAGGCCTATCGCGTCGGCGAAGACCACAAGGTTCCACCTGCACTCAGGGACGCCTTACAACAGAATCAAACAGCGTGGATGAACTTCCGAAACTTGTCCAATACGGATCAGCATACCTATATAACGTCGGTGGAGGAGGCGAAAACGACAGAGACGAGGGAAAATCGTATCGAGAGAATTGTTGAACTAGCTGCAGAAGATCTCCCGCCGTATGATAAGAACGGGAAGCGGAGAGTGTGA